A stretch of the Sphingobacterium thalpophilum genome encodes the following:
- a CDS encoding hybrid sensor histidine kinase/response regulator transcription factor, protein MVRIIQMIILFFLSTLVAGPLYGQHMALDPMAKNYELPSLTINQTIQDDEGYIWFASTQGLSRFDAYNILNFKLRDTDGKVAPDQSIRTLAAYGHYLVLGSEKGVYLLDKRNYNLAPLQDKRLKNIRINTLLVDHLQRLWIGTDDGLFIYDKHLNPLTERQLSGILDRNMRAHTVNAIFEDKQGNIWIGVWNLGLFRLAPGSRQLKSYPKLGDRNAPYKLMQDHRGQLWICTWGDGLYLFDPDKTDNPYREIVIKNKRRHVDKEDLFYNIVQDPHRHYIWVLSFSGITTIHYKGDQLQEIDLSAYFDQTTNIFNDIYADRYGTLWLAVGGKGVSMLSFNKPVVRNYAFSQIKEQYSIAPNINMLYRDAKGMLWFNLERLGFGSFQPKNGKLSTYSNSDFRDLISIRAVTSAIDVEDQLWVGSAYEASINVFKRTRTGIGLSHKIDLQQLSRGGIPSFFYKDSAQQVWIATSRGLLLSRPQSAAPELITSIRDQPVSIAEDNKNGLWVATKSSGLYYLRRDRPQSVILHIGKETPVLNTDQIETMDIDRYGNLWIGTKSNRLLWYQTVANKAEEVANTALFAKNQLLDIVCLPHHIWLSTTRNLYKIDPLSKRINEFTASDSLQVSMFSKRAFAVDKQQHAVFFGGYNGVVRLDDNSVISNFKEKVRITDVKVNNKSIILAGKTGKFSAGLEQLTLSPDDQNIEIAFSTLPFTQHDKIRYAYKLEGVDDDWILAPRDRLFATYNNLSKGNYRFLVKATDLNNQWNEAITEIDINKSPAFYESNLAYACYVLLLGGLLFVFISYSFNRIKLRSDLKVAQIEKEKANELAQSKLSYFTSVSHDLLTPLTIISCLVDDVQMTTKNNLEQFDNMRLNLSRLKRLLQQILDFRKMEHNTIKLQVSHAHFPSFVDRLAKSHFGPIAKKKNIQFEILHGECPETVFYDEDKIDKVLFNLLSNAFKYTTPGGHVSLSYYVGALADNEFLHIYVRDNGEGIDPAELEKIFTPFYANGSSVHPESNGIGLSVSKQLIEMHGGRIEVESVPQQGSIFQVIIPINRSYYVERNIPIIDGLFSTTLADHPVATAMTAPSIPAYTSENRLQLLLVEDNEELRNTMCNILSRTYQVHLAAHGREGLEKIEQHEIDIVVSDIMMPEMDGLSFCRAIKSNTEYNHIPVLLLTAKSSPEDRIECYQAGADGYISKPFDVKVLEAKMQSFIINKRCKQQHFHSNTEINIAALDYTPTDERFLQKMIAAIEEHLGDDQFDVLRLGDLLGLSKSTLYRKTKVLLNISPSEFIKNIRLKHACQLMERDRSITVSEVAYETGFTDPRYFATCFKTAFGLTPSEYQKNAHEAAPGFSAK, encoded by the coding sequence ATGGTACGTATTATCCAAATGATCATTTTGTTCTTCCTGTCTACTCTGGTAGCGGGACCGCTTTACGGACAGCATATGGCACTGGATCCGATGGCCAAAAATTACGAGTTGCCTTCATTGACAATCAATCAGACCATACAAGATGATGAGGGGTATATCTGGTTTGCTTCCACGCAGGGGCTTAGCCGTTTTGACGCTTACAACATTCTTAATTTTAAACTGCGGGATACCGATGGGAAGGTTGCTCCCGACCAGAGTATCCGTACACTGGCAGCTTATGGGCATTACCTGGTTTTGGGTAGTGAGAAGGGTGTTTATCTGCTTGACAAGCGAAATTATAACTTGGCTCCTCTTCAGGATAAAAGACTGAAAAACATACGGATAAATACTTTATTGGTCGACCATCTTCAGCGATTATGGATCGGGACGGACGACGGGCTATTCATTTACGATAAACATTTGAATCCATTGACAGAGCGACAGTTGTCCGGTATCCTGGACCGGAATATGCGGGCGCATACGGTCAATGCGATCTTTGAGGATAAGCAGGGCAATATCTGGATCGGTGTCTGGAATCTGGGGCTTTTCCGGCTGGCACCGGGCAGTAGGCAGCTAAAGTCCTATCCGAAGCTGGGTGATCGTAATGCGCCATATAAGCTTATGCAGGACCACAGGGGGCAGCTGTGGATCTGTACCTGGGGAGATGGGCTCTACCTGTTTGATCCGGACAAGACTGACAACCCTTACCGGGAAATCGTGATAAAAAACAAACGACGGCATGTCGATAAAGAAGACTTATTCTATAATATTGTCCAGGACCCACATCGGCACTACATATGGGTATTATCGTTTTCGGGCATCACTACAATACACTATAAGGGGGATCAATTGCAGGAGATCGATCTATCTGCCTATTTTGATCAGACAACCAATATCTTTAACGATATTTATGCAGATCGATATGGTACGCTTTGGCTTGCGGTAGGCGGCAAGGGCGTGTCCATGTTGAGTTTTAATAAGCCGGTTGTCCGTAATTATGCCTTCAGCCAGATCAAAGAGCAATATAGTATTGCGCCCAATATCAATATGCTCTACCGCGATGCCAAAGGGATGTTGTGGTTCAATCTGGAGCGATTGGGATTCGGCAGTTTTCAACCCAAAAATGGGAAACTCAGTACCTATAGCAACTCAGACTTCAGGGATCTGATCTCGATACGGGCCGTGACCTCGGCTATTGATGTCGAAGACCAGCTGTGGGTAGGTTCGGCTTATGAAGCATCGATCAACGTCTTTAAACGCACACGCACCGGTATCGGATTGTCACATAAGATCGACCTGCAACAGCTTTCCCGCGGAGGAATCCCGTCTTTTTTCTATAAGGACAGCGCACAGCAGGTCTGGATTGCGACCAGCCGGGGGCTGCTGCTCAGCAGACCGCAATCTGCAGCCCCGGAGCTGATAACCAGTATCCGGGATCAGCCTGTCAGTATTGCAGAAGACAATAAAAATGGCCTATGGGTCGCCACCAAAAGTAGTGGCCTATATTACCTGCGCCGGGATCGACCACAGTCTGTCATCCTGCATATCGGAAAGGAAACTCCGGTACTGAATACTGACCAGATCGAAACAATGGATATAGACCGGTATGGAAATCTCTGGATTGGCACCAAAAGTAATCGGCTGCTATGGTATCAGACCGTGGCCAACAAAGCGGAAGAGGTGGCCAATACGGCTCTGTTTGCAAAAAATCAGTTGCTTGATATTGTCTGCCTGCCACATCATATTTGGCTGTCCACGACGCGTAATCTGTATAAGATCGATCCGCTGAGCAAACGTATCAACGAATTTACTGCTTCGGATAGCCTGCAGGTCAGCATGTTTTCAAAACGCGCATTTGCCGTGGACAAGCAGCAGCATGCTGTCTTCTTTGGAGGATACAATGGTGTGGTGCGGCTCGATGATAATAGCGTAATCAGCAATTTTAAGGAAAAAGTACGCATTACCGACGTCAAGGTCAACAATAAATCTATCATTCTGGCAGGCAAAACTGGAAAATTCAGCGCCGGTTTGGAGCAGCTGACCCTAAGTCCTGATGACCAGAACATTGAAATCGCATTTTCCACATTGCCCTTCACTCAGCATGATAAGATCCGTTACGCCTACAAGCTAGAGGGGGTTGATGATGACTGGATCCTGGCCCCCAGAGACCGTCTGTTTGCTACCTACAATAATCTAAGCAAAGGCAATTATCGCTTTCTGGTCAAAGCTACGGATCTGAATAATCAGTGGAACGAGGCTATTACTGAGATCGACATCAACAAAAGCCCTGCATTTTATGAAAGCAACCTGGCTTATGCCTGCTATGTCCTGCTGCTAGGGGGGCTGTTATTTGTATTTATCAGTTATTCTTTCAACCGGATCAAGTTGCGCAGCGATCTTAAGGTAGCCCAGATCGAGAAGGAAAAAGCGAATGAACTGGCGCAGTCCAAGCTCAGCTACTTCACCAGCGTGTCCCATGATCTGCTGACCCCGCTGACCATCATCTCCTGCCTGGTCGATGATGTGCAGATGACGACCAAAAATAACCTTGAGCAGTTTGACAATATGCGCCTCAATTTAAGCCGCCTGAAACGACTGCTCCAGCAGATTCTCGACTTCCGGAAAATGGAGCACAATACGATCAAGCTCCAGGTCAGTCATGCGCATTTCCCATCCTTTGTTGACCGCCTGGCAAAGTCTCATTTTGGACCTATTGCCAAAAAAAAGAATATTCAGTTTGAAATACTGCATGGTGAGTGTCCAGAGACGGTCTTCTATGATGAGGATAAAATTGACAAGGTGTTGTTCAATCTGCTTTCCAATGCCTTTAAGTATACGACGCCCGGTGGTCATGTCTCGCTGTCCTATTATGTTGGGGCACTGGCAGACAACGAATTTCTCCACATCTATGTCCGTGATAATGGGGAAGGAATAGATCCTGCCGAACTGGAGAAGATATTTACCCCTTTTTATGCCAACGGATCATCGGTACATCCCGAAAGCAACGGTATTGGATTGTCTGTCAGCAAACAGCTCATTGAGATGCATGGCGGCCGTATCGAAGTGGAGAGTGTACCACAGCAGGGCAGTATTTTCCAGGTTATTATTCCAATAAACAGGAGCTATTATGTGGAGCGGAATATCCCAATCATTGATGGATTGTTTTCCACAACTTTAGCGGATCATCCTGTGGCGACAGCGATGACAGCTCCATCGATTCCAGCATATACCAGCGAAAACCGGCTACAGCTGCTTTTGGTAGAAGATAATGAAGAACTGAGAAATACGATGTGCAATATCCTTTCGAGAACCTATCAGGTACACCTTGCCGCGCATGGCAGGGAGGGGCTTGAAAAAATTGAGCAGCACGAGATAGACATTGTGGTAAGCGATATTATGATGCCCGAAATGGATGGACTGAGTTTTTGCAGGGCGATTAAATCGAATACCGAATATAATCATATTCCGGTATTGCTGCTTACGGCCAAAAGCAGTCCGGAGGACCGGATTGAGTGCTATCAGGCAGGAGCAGATGGCTACATCAGCAAGCCGTTTGATGTCAAGGTACTGGAAGCGAAGATGCAGAGTTTTATTATTAATAAACGGTGTAAACAGCAGCATTTCCACAGTAATACAGAGATCAATATTGCAGCCCTGGATTACACTCCCACAGACGAACGATTTCTACAGAAGATGATCGCAGCCATTGAAGAGCATCTGGGGGATGACCAATTTGATGTGCTTCGGCTGGGCGACCTCCTGGGGCTATCAAAGTCTACATTGTACCGCAAAACAAAGGTGCTGCTGAATATCTCACCCAGTGAATTTATTAAAAATATACGCTTAAAACATGCCTGTCAGCTGATGGAAAGAGACCGCTCAATCACCGTAAGTGAAGTGGCTTATGAAACAGGGTTTACTGACCCCCGTTACTTCGCCACCTGCTTTAAGACTGCTTTTGGACTGACGCCGAGCGAGTATCAGAAAAATGCACATGAAGCAGCACCAGGCTTTTCTGCGAAGTAA
- a CDS encoding glycoside hydrolase family 88/105 protein produces the protein MRSYFTLCLLLFTQLSFGQKSQKQAVLEQLNQVNKYWQSHHKPQVWAFWDQAAYHTGNMELYKIQPLKSYLRYSEDWAEHNGWKGAKSDNKSNWKYSYGETDDHVLFGDWQICFQVYIDLYQLAPQPHKIARAKEVMNYQIHTANNDYWWWADGLYMVMPVMTKMYKLTHDPQYLDKLFTYMQYADSIMYDEQEKLYYRDAKYVYPKHKTTQGKKDFWARGDGWVFAALAKVMEDLTPNSPHYSHYKTRFEAMAAAIVACQQPEGFWTRSMLDPQHAPGRETSGTAFFTYGLLWGINHGLLTAQKYQDAALLGWRYLSETAVQPDGRVGYIQPIGEKAIPGQVVDAHSTAPFGVGAFLLAGTQMYRYLDRQ, from the coding sequence ATGCGTAGCTATTTTACTCTATGTTTATTACTTTTCACACAGCTGTCTTTCGGACAAAAATCCCAGAAGCAGGCTGTTCTCGAGCAGCTCAATCAGGTCAACAAGTACTGGCAGTCACATCACAAACCCCAGGTATGGGCATTTTGGGACCAGGCAGCGTATCATACCGGCAACATGGAACTGTACAAAATCCAGCCTCTAAAAAGCTATTTACGGTATTCCGAAGACTGGGCCGAACACAATGGCTGGAAGGGAGCAAAATCTGACAATAAGTCAAACTGGAAGTATAGCTATGGCGAGACAGACGACCATGTCCTTTTCGGGGACTGGCAGATCTGTTTCCAGGTCTATATCGACCTTTACCAGCTTGCACCCCAGCCACATAAAATTGCCCGCGCAAAGGAGGTTATGAATTATCAGATTCACACGGCCAACAACGATTACTGGTGGTGGGCAGACGGCCTGTATATGGTGATGCCCGTGATGACCAAGATGTATAAACTGACACATGACCCGCAGTATCTGGACAAACTGTTTACCTATATGCAGTATGCTGACAGCATCATGTATGACGAGCAGGAGAAACTCTATTATCGCGATGCTAAATATGTATATCCCAAACACAAAACCACGCAAGGAAAAAAAGATTTCTGGGCACGTGGCGACGGCTGGGTATTTGCTGCGCTAGCCAAGGTCATGGAGGACCTTACTCCAAACTCACCCCATTACAGCCACTATAAAACCCGGTTCGAGGCCATGGCTGCCGCTATTGTTGCCTGTCAGCAGCCCGAGGGCTTTTGGACACGCAGCATGCTGGATCCGCAGCATGCGCCCGGCAGAGAAACCAGCGGGACCGCATTTTTTACCTATGGACTGCTGTGGGGAATCAACCATGGGTTGCTGACCGCACAGAAATATCAGGATGCGGCATTGTTGGGCTGGCGCTACCTCAGTGAAACCGCGGTGCAGCCCGATGGGCGGGTTGGCTACATTCAGCCCATTGGCGAGAAGGCTATACCCGGACAGGTCGTTGACGCCCACTCCACAGCCCCCTTTGGCGTAGGCGCTTTTCTGTTGGCGGGCACACAAATGTACCGTTATCTTGACCGACAATAA
- a CDS encoding DUF2264 domain-containing protein, producing the protein MMIKQLLYIASILLLSSTGYAQGKKKQTAVPVETGREFWLQQMDRMVRPVLRSLAQDSLRIQMPQITAAQVDNKEHRIKVQYVEVLGRVLAGISPWLGLEDGSPAEIALRRQYRAWTLAGLKNALDSNAHDFMRFDIGGQQLVDAAFISLAFVRSPWLWQQLDEVSRQRLVASIRSTRQFRPVYSNWLLFSAMNEAFLARYSTEWDVMRVDYALQQLELWYVGDGMYKDGPHYAFDYYNSYVIHPFLGGIMDVIQEKTKNYDPMFGKIRQRNKRYAVIQERLINADGSFPPSGRSLIYRAGAFHHLADMALKQRLPQELAPGQVRAALSAVLKKTTESPDTYRQGWLTLGLYGDQPGLTDFYNNQGSPYLCTMIFLPLGLPSDAPFWTAEAQDWSAKRIWSGQNWTKDHSQAIP; encoded by the coding sequence ATGATGATCAAGCAGTTGCTATATATCGCATCTATCCTGTTGCTGAGCAGCACAGGTTATGCACAGGGAAAGAAAAAACAAACAGCCGTGCCTGTGGAAACAGGGCGGGAGTTTTGGCTACAGCAAATGGACCGTATGGTGCGGCCTGTGCTCCGTAGCCTGGCGCAAGATAGCCTGCGCATCCAGATGCCGCAGATCACGGCAGCACAGGTCGACAACAAGGAGCACCGCATCAAGGTACAATATGTAGAAGTACTGGGTCGTGTACTGGCTGGCATCAGTCCCTGGCTGGGACTGGAAGACGGATCTCCAGCAGAGATCGCCCTGCGCAGGCAATACCGGGCCTGGACATTGGCCGGCCTGAAAAACGCGCTGGACAGCAATGCCCATGATTTTATGCGCTTTGACATCGGCGGCCAGCAGCTGGTCGATGCCGCTTTTATATCACTGGCCTTTGTGCGTAGCCCCTGGCTCTGGCAGCAGCTCGATGAGGTTTCAAGACAGCGCTTGGTCGCTTCCATACGCTCTACCCGACAATTCCGCCCCGTCTACTCCAACTGGTTGCTCTTTTCTGCCATGAATGAAGCTTTTCTGGCTCGATACAGTACAGAATGGGATGTGATGCGCGTCGACTATGCCCTGCAGCAGCTCGAACTCTGGTATGTAGGGGATGGTATGTATAAAGACGGTCCACATTATGCCTTTGACTATTATAACAGTTATGTTATTCATCCCTTCCTTGGCGGCATCATGGATGTCATCCAGGAGAAGACGAAGAACTATGACCCTATGTTTGGTAAGATCAGGCAGCGTAATAAGCGCTATGCGGTTATTCAGGAGCGACTGATCAATGCGGATGGCAGTTTTCCGCCTTCTGGCCGCTCGCTGATCTATCGCGCCGGCGCCTTCCATCACCTGGCCGATATGGCCCTCAAGCAGCGCCTTCCCCAGGAACTGGCTCCGGGACAGGTACGCGCCGCCTTATCAGCAGTACTAAAAAAAACAACAGAAAGCCCCGACACTTACCGTCAGGGTTGGCTGACACTCGGCTTATATGGTGATCAGCCCGGACTGACCGATTTCTACAACAACCAAGGCAGCCCTTATTTATGTACTATGATCTTTTTGCCGCTGGGGCTTCCTTCCGATGCCCCCTTTTGGACAGCCGAAGCACAGGACTGGAGCGCCAAACGTATCTGGTCAGGCCAGAACTGGACGAAAGACCATAGCCAGGCAATTCCATAA